DNA sequence from the Larus michahellis chromosome Z, bLarMic1.1, whole genome shotgun sequence genome:
TGTCCAATTAGAACAGCACAGTTAGGAAATTTCGCAAAGTGGTTATGAAGCAGCAGTGGCACCTCCACATTTCCCACAGTCTGTTTTCTGGGGGAGGTCTTTCCCTGTTAGTCTGAGCAACTTTATTTAACCTTGAAATAATTGCTGCTTGCCAGGCGGGATTTGGTCTTATCTCAGTCCATTGTGTGTGTGGTGTTCTGAAAGTAAAGGATAAGGGAAAACATAAGACTATTAAGTTGTTGACTTCAGTCTTAACATCTGTAGTCCTATTTTTGGCCTGTTGCCTAGCCTTTACGACACAGAGTTTCTTTAAAATGGATATTAAGACCTTAGCCCTTTTTGATCATGGTGTCCTTTCGAAGTGAATCGAAGTGCTTCTTATGGCTAGCAGGATTTCTGTTGAACATACGCTGTCTTCTATCAGTGCTACAATTACACCATTCTGAGTTTTCCTCAAGACTTTTACTTTCCAAAGAAATTAGAGTGTAACAAAACCTCCTATTTGTTCCGTCCGCAGAGCGCCGCGGATGCCATTTATATTGCAAGACATGTTGGTTTACGTGTGGGAGTTCCTGTCCCAGTTCCAGCCCTCACTGTCAACAGACTTTGCGGCTCTGGTTTCCAGTCCATTGCCAGTGGATGTCAGGTACaaagttctgtttttctgtattagTTGTAACCTTTATCAGACTGTTAGCGTGAGAGAAGAAACGTGTGTAGAAACGTGTACTTTGTGTTTGGGATGAGTCTTATCGTGGATTTTTAGCTACCACTGGTAGAGACTTCTATTGTCCTGCATGGTTTTGTGCAAGAATTCAGCCTCCACAGTGCCatattttgtggttggttttaaAAATCATCATTCTAGCTATTTTGAGTTTAATATAAGGAATGCAACAAGTGAAACAGAGCTCAGCTGTGCAATAGTTGCATTCTGTGATCCTGTTTGCACGAATTGGAATTACTGGGCGTCAGACCCACAGCAGGAAGCTTTCATCTTTTGCTCATTGTTTATATTCTCGCCTAGCTATGTGAGCAGCAACCTGTGATTTTTAAGCGTCTTTTTGTTCAAAGATCCAGACCCTCTCATGGGTTAGCTAATCTATAGCGTCACTTCttctaaaatagaagaaaatcaaCTGCTTTTGAGCAGTTGGCCAAAACCGCTGAGTAAGTTGGTACAGTGGTACAgtgatttttgtttcatttgttcaTACAGACCAGTGGTCTATGACTAGCAGTGGTCTATGACTAGCAGTGGTCTAGACTTTACAAAATGAAAGGGTATGTTATGAATATTTGAGCAACCACataggtgtttttttaaaaaagttcccGTTGGCTGGCCAATTATTTTAGATCTGATCCTCTAAAGGAAAAAATTGTGGAAGACAATGTAGAGTTAAGGTTACACATTTACAGTAATATCCATCTGGCTGTTTTTTCTAGTGCTTTCTTCAAAGCCCGTACATACATTAGTTTACACTGCAAAAATCTGTTGGGGAATTTGACCATTATTTTGAAAGTGTGGTTGGGAGGTCTCTTCCAAAGGTGGCATTTCATCAGTGCAGCTgatgtttctgtatttctctggCACACAGCAAAGCTGCAGCTTCTATTCTGAGCTGCTTAAATGTGCACCAAGTTTTTTGGTAACTATAGGAAGCATCTCAGCACGTATTACTATAAATCAGTTGTACTAATTATTAACTAGTCGTCTCAAATGCATGTGAAGATAATTTTATCTGCTTCCATTCCAGTACACAAATAAGCTTAACTGTCCAACTGAGTGAATTGTTTTAAGGAAGCAGAATTTTTGAGTGGTCTGATGGTGCGTTTAGTAATTAGGGCTTTTAAGTTCTGTGCACTTTGTCAATGATGAATTAGTGCATTCTGGCGATTTCTTTTCGCAGCTTACCTGGctaatgttttctaaaatgacctcccattttttttttttttagaatcacaAGGCTTTGAGGTTTAATTTGTGTTCCTTTTGAGAAGAATGggagctcaaaaaaaaaaaagcactcagcCATCTGTGAACCTAACCACACAAGCATGCAGATGTTTGATGGCTTTGTTCATCAGTCCCGTCATATGCGTGCACTCATATTCCCTTCCTCCCTCATTGATACCATCGTTCCTGgctgaaaggaggaagaaggaacaCGTAATGAAAGAGGCAGACCCCAATCTTAATAAAAGAGTAAACCCTTCGTAAATAATACACATGGCTAAGCCTGAATTCATTCTCTGTGTGTGGCTTTGTAGGTGACAAGGTCTTTTTCTAAAACAGTTGTTACTCTCTTACAAAAACAGCAGACTAAATCCtaggtctgttttgtttttctgttaacaGGAAATTTGCCTGAATGAGTCGGAAGTTGTTCTGTGTGGTGGAGCTGAAAATATGAGCCAGGCTCCGTATGCAGTTCGAAACATTCGATTTGGAACCAGATTAGGAGCAGAACTCAAGGTATAGtactttttttacttcttttttttctctgaataaagTCATTTTTACAGAGCAACATAAAGTATTGGGCCCATAGTCACTATATCCTTGCAAGTGGAATTATTGGAGATTAGATCCCGATTTAGTTGTTCAAAGCGTTTATCCAGTACTCACACATTATCAAAACAGTAGGCTCAGGCAGTTTTGTTAAGCATGCCAGTTTTGTAGCTTTTCCAAAACCACATTTGAATTCCTGTTCCACGTTAAGCAgatcccttgggttgaggaggagcgagtgagggaccaattagatcatctagatattcacaagtccatgggccctgatgggatgcacccgagagtgctgagggagctggcagaagtcattgctgggccgctctccatcatctttgaaaagtcctggagaacaggcgaggtgcctggggactggagggaagccaatgtcactccagtcttcaagaaaggcaagaaggaggagccggggaactacaggccggtcagcctcacctccatccctggaaagatgatggaacagctcgttctgggtgtcatctcaaggcacgtggaggaaaggaaagctatcagaagtactcagcatggattcaccaaggggaaatcatgtctgactaatctgatagccttctacgatggcatgactagatggatagatgaggggagggcggtagatgtggtctaccttgacgtaagcaaggcgtttgacacggtctcccacagcatcctcatagggaagcttaggaagtgtgggttagatgaatggacagtggggtggatagaaaactggttgaaagatagagctcagagggttgtgattaggggcacagagtctagttggagaccagtgacgagtggtgttccccaggggtcagtactgggtccagtcctcttcaacatattcatcaatgacctggatgaggggatagagtgcgccctcagcaagtttgctgatgacaccaagctgggtggggtggctgacacaccggaaggctgtgccgccatacagagagacctggacaggttggagagttgggcagagaggaaccttatgaagttcaacaagggcaagtgtagggtgctgcacctgggaaggaacaaccccatgcaccagtacaggttgggggcagacctgctggagagcagctcagctgaaagagacctgggagtcctggtggacaacaggctgaccatgagtcagcaatgtgcccttgtggccaagaaggccaatggcatcctgggctgcatcaagaagagtgtggccagcaggtcgagggaggtcatcctccccctctactctgccttggtgaggccgcacctggagtactgtgtccagttctgggctccccggttcaagagggacagggaactgctggaaagggtgcagcagagggctacaaagatgattgggggactggaacacctctcttatgaggaaaggctgagggatttgggtctcttcagtctggaaaaaagacggctgaggggtgaccttatcaacgcttataaatacttaaagggtgggtgtcaggaggatggggccaggctcttttcagtggtgcccggggacaggacaagaggcaatgggcacaaacttgaacataggaagttccacctaaacatgaggaggaacttctttaccctgagggtgacagagcactggaacaggctgcccagagaggtggtggagtctccaactctggagacattcaaaacccgcctggacatgttcctgtgtaacctgctctaggtgaccctgctctggcaggggggttggactagatgatctccagaggtcccttccaaccctatgattctatgattctatgattctatgatcaataAACTCTTAGACACAAAATTAGTTCACTTGGTACATCCCATCGAAACActgtatataatataaaaatttgTCAGAGCCTGTGAAATAGAGGCCTGCACAGTTTAGGTGAAGATAGTAAGAGTAGCAATGGGTAGAGAGACTGGTAAAGAACATGTATACTTTCAAGTTGTAAGCATCTGTCAAATTTAAAAGTGGGAACTTGAAGTTAAATCCATTGAcagattaattatttttgcattttcttctgaagataaATCCTTAGTGAATACCGTGGGGAATTTTGCAGCAGGACCCAGCTCTGCTGTGATAATTACCATTTACTCAGTGGGTCATAACCGACATCAAAATGCTAAATTGGggtatttcagtgtttcagccctttggggttttttctgtgctgtttttccaCGATGATGACGGCGAATACGAAGCGTGCCTGACTCTTCTGTGACTCTTGTGTGGCACTGTGGCCAAGCCTCAGTTCCTACAGAGAACACCTTCACAAGGTGGCTGATAACAATGAGTCTCCATAGGTGCCGCTGAGTTCTTATCATGAAGATAATTGAATTATACGGTCGCAGGTGAATGAGTGATTTATCTTGCCGAACTTTACTGGTAACAGAGAGATGACAAACCCCATCTGAACTGACTGGGCTTGGCTTTATCAGGTTAACTGAAGTCAGACGTGGGTATTTTCTCACCTGAGGTGTTTTAACCACAGAAACCTTTGACTCAAGTAAGGTGATTTTACCTCACAGTAGATAAAAAGCCAAAGAATCAATAGGCTGCTGCGCCTTTTGGCTGTTCCTCACCTTTCCTTCTTAGTAACGAGGAAGACAGGTGTGTTTTCTCATAAGTCTCTAATAAATAATTCATGCAGTGAAATATGCTGGAAAGCTAAGAATCATAGGCTTTTCCCAAATCTCTCAGGGCCACATATGAGTGGAAAGAACCACGCTAGAGCACAATGTAGATTAACTGAAATAACACACAAGAACTTGCATACTGCTTTGttctaaattaaataaaatatctgtagGTAACCTGACTTAATTTTACAAAGAGACATTAGTTTCCAAGAGGCTGCTGAATAATTAGAAACTGTCAATAATAAATGTTAATATCTCTGTgctttataattttcttttcgTAATGTTCCATGCAGTTGGAAGACACGTTGTGGGCAGCCCTAACAGACACGCATGTTAAAATACCGATGGCGATTACAGCTGAAAATCTTGCTGCAAAGTACAACATCACGCGAGAGGACTGTGACCGATACGCATTCAAAACGCAACAGAGATGCAAAGCTGGTTAGTAAATTTAGGAATGGAAGTGTTTGTATGATACTAGTTTCAAGTCAGTTTTTAACAGTGATTTAAAGTATTCTTAAGTTTTGTGTAGCTGGTGGGTCTTGGTGTAATTCGTCTTTTGATTTGCAGATACTGTAATTCgtggttttttttgccttgtgaTGCAAGCAGCCCACTCCTTGGGGGGTTGACTTTGAATATACTGAGTCAGGTGTTGTGCCTGTCAGCAGGGTGAGTAGCAAGTCGGTGTCCACTGGCTTGCTGCGTCTTCCTAGCGGACACTCAACAGCTGTCCAGGCAGCAAATGCCGTTGGCCTGTCACATGTCACCTCTCGCCTGAACAGGATTCGTGTTCGTGAATGTGGCTGATTGGTGCCCCTTTGCTGGGATGCTTTGTCCTTCTCTTCCCCGCAGCAGAGCAGCGTTGTCCCAGGCATGGGACATgactcctttcctttctttccacttCACTGCCAGAACAGTCCTCTCCCACAGCGACCCGCATCCTTCTGGCATGCCAGCCCATGCTATAATTGATctaaatcctttttctttcctttgcaaatcATATGCTGTTCTACAACCTTTGAACAGTTAGGGCAGATGGAATCTGAAGAGGGGATAGTTGTTCCAACTGTTCTCTGGGTGGTTTACATGGCCAAAGCCATAATTCAGAGGTAACAGATTACTGTGAGTTGCTGGTGTAAACAGTAGAACATATAATGATCACCCTGGGACTTCACCATACGTTGCAACCCAAAGCTGAACATACAAAGGCAAGATCTAAGCATACTTTAACGTTCTAATGATGGTGCTTTTTAACAGCTGCTACTGTTGAAGgaagattttctattttttacaATGGGTATAGCAATGCTTTTTGTAACTTTTTGCAATCCTGTGTTACCTGCCCTGCTGATCATAGTTAACTAACTCCTGCCGTTCCTGGAGGCTTTGCTAGAAACCGTGCCCCTGAAGAGgcttttgcttctttcttgttttctaggATTTTGCCTTGCTGATTTTGTTTCTGCTTGTTATAACCAGTTCATCTTATTCCACGCTAAAGAGTCCTGTGGCTaatcaggaaggaaggaagattttgTAGAATTTATTGAGAAAGTTCAGAGGTAGCTAAAAACCGTCAGATATGGCAATTTCAGTTTCTTAGTTTTAAATCCCTTAGAGTTGCATTTGTGGAATGACGTGAAGTGGCTGGGAATCTTGGTACAGTTTTGGGAGATAggagttggtttggttttaaatctGTGTGTTCACATCAACATTGTGGACACAAAAGGCAGTGTTTAGTTGCCTGAATATTGGTGTCTAATGTCACCTTAGGTGATGTGGCCAGATGCTCTTTTGGGCATCTTAGATGATATCTACAGTGTCTTGAATTGTCTCAGGTTGTTTAGGCAGCTGAATCCCATTCTAAAATCATGACTTGACTGGGAGATCCTGTGGAGGAGCAGCTTGGACAGGAATTTAGATTTTATACAATAGCTTACGCTGATTATCGACAGGGAACACGTGGCTCAGGATTTTTTTCCACGTTCCTCTGAGCGAGATTTGCAGCTTCTTGGCCCTCTGATAAGTGGCAGACCTGTAGACTAAAGCAAAAATACAGGGATATGTATACCAAAAATAAATctagtggttaaaaaaaaaaataaaatatgagttCAATTATTTATAGCTGAAATAACACTTCAATATTTGAGACTTTCTTTGGAGAAGTTTGGGAATCTATTTGTAGAGTTTTTGCccagtttctaaaaaaaaccaaacaaacaataaaacaccaGCCAGcctatttaagcaaaataaagcataaaCAGTACTGTCCCTGAACTCTTGGTTAAAATAGAGCAAAAGTTGTGTGCACATGAAAATAGGATTATTGGTCATGCTGCGCAATCAGCTCGATATTTTTATCCGagtccttttattttcctttttgtggttGCAGCTCATGATGCTGGTTACTTTAATGCTGAGATGGCACCAATTGAAGTGAAAAcgaaaaaggggaaagaaagtaTGCAAAAGGACGAGCACCCAAAACCCCAGACCACTCTGGAACAACTGGCGAAGCTCCCGTCTATCTTTAAAAAGGATGGAACAGTGACTGCTGGGAATGCTTCAGTGAGTACGTCAAAGCCTTGTGTCGTGCAAGTGTCACCTCTAAGGTTCTCCAAATTTATTGTCACTGTATTTATGTCCAGCTTGGCCACTGATGGCTGTCAGCGGTGTCTCCTGATGAAAGCGATTTCTAATTCTGCAGTTGAACAGCCCTGGTTGACTGTTCCAGCCCCAAGATGGCAGGGGCTCCTTCAGTCTGCTCCTCTGTCCTAAAATTTGCTTCTGGGGATTGTCACTGTTCTTTTACTGAGGCATTGACACGTCCTCCTCAGTCTTGAGTTATGCACTTGATACCTGCAGCAGCTATGTAGAATTAGCCATTCTACTTTCAATAATTACTGAAGATTTGCTTTACAAATCATGCATTATAATACgggccatgctgctgctgctcatcttTGTGCCGCAATTCGTATCGTCTGTTGTCCAAACCACATTGCGCTCTTACCCAGGGCGGACTGGGTGCTTTGCAGCATGTCATTGCAGACTGTTCCTCTTACAGTCATTATCCTAATCAATTGATTAATGTTCTTTGAGCCAGAAGGGTCACTGTGATCATATAATCTGAATTCCTGCCTAAAATAGATCATAGCCACAGTAAGTATGGGTGTCTGTAAAGTATCTTTTATAATTAATAGTGCATACGTTATCCAATATTAATAGTGTCCTTGTGAGTCTACAGAATGATATTTCCAGGGTAAGGGAGACTTTAAGtggcaaaaatgtattttgcttttctaaaacaTTGAAATTAATTAAACATCTATATTTAACTTTCTTTAATAGTCCACATAATAGCGAAAGATTGTGGTTCGTTGTTTTGAATGAACGCCAATGCAATTGTCTGTTAAACGTTAATAGTAGTGTCTTGGATCAAGCTTTTTTTGAGGGGCATATTTAGTTTCaagtgggggggttttttgtttgttttattttctccactAAGAATGCTTCTCTCTCTTACTGCAAGGGGGTGTGTGACGGAGCTGGTGCAGTCATCATCGCCAGTGAATCAGCGCTTAAAAAGCACAATCTTACTCCTCTGGCAAGAATAGTAGCCTATCACTCATCTGGCTGTGACCCTTCCATAATGGGCATTGGTAAGTTGCAATTAAGGACATTATTTCATAGCATGAAGCAGCATTATAATATTCTTGTGTTGAGCattataaaggaaagaaagggaggttGCAGTGTGTTGAGTTGGGTAGCTCTCAAGACGTTTGCGTGGCTTACTACAGAGAGACTGTTCATTCCGCTGCATCAGTCCATCCCTCTTACGCAGAGGGACTGCCTTCTTCCTCAGTTTGACTGAAAACATATGTCCAGGGCCTGACGTGTAGAATTAGCACTGAACTATCGTCCCACAggcacctttttttcccccttttttactCTCTGTGTTAGTAACGCAAGAAAATAGTCACTCTCTCAATCTTTTTAGAAACACTTTTCTCCTGAAATTCCCTTTAGTAAGCTTT
Encoded proteins:
- the ACAA2 gene encoding 3-ketoacyl-CoA thiolase, mitochondrial isoform X3 — translated: MIDSVVVGSVMQSAADAIYIARHVGLRVGVPVPVPALTVNRLCGSGFQSIASGCQEICLNESEVVLCGGAENMSQAPYAVRNIRFGTRLGAELKLEDTLWAALTDTHVKIPMAITAENLAAKYNITREDCDRYAFKTQQRCKAAHDAGYFNAEMAPIEVKTKKGKESMQKDEHPKPQTTLEQLAKLPSIFKKDGTVTAGNASGVCDGAGAVIIASESALKKHNLTPLARIVAYHSSGCDPSIMGIGPVPAITEVLKKAGLTLKDMDLIEVNEAFAPQYLAVEKVLGLDPEKTNVNGGAIAIGHPLGASGSRITAHLVHELRRRGGKYAVGSACIGGGQGIAVIIENAA
- the ACAA2 gene encoding 3-ketoacyl-CoA thiolase, mitochondrial isoform X2: MALLRGVFIVAAKRTPFGTYGGLLKDISATDLTEHAARAALAAGKVSPEMIDSVVVGSVMQSAADAIYIARHVGLRVGVPVPVPALTVNRLCGSGFQSIASGCQEICLNESEVVLCGGAENMSQAPYAVRNIRFGTRLGAELKLEDTLWAALTDTHVKIPMAITAENLAAKYNITREDCDRYAFKTQQRCKAAHDAGYFNAEMAPIEVKTKKGKESMQKDEHPKPQTTLEQLAKLPSIFKKDGTVTAGNASGVCDGAGAVIIASESALKKHNLTPLARIVAYHSSGCDPSIMGIGPVPAITEVLKKAGLTLKDMDLIEVNEAFAPQYLAVEKVLGLDPEKTNVNGGAIAIGHPLGASGSRITAHLVHELRRRGGKYAVGSACIGGGQGIAVIIENAA
- the ACAA2 gene encoding 3-ketoacyl-CoA thiolase, mitochondrial isoform X1, with the translated sequence MASLFLRRTVPRLIISRMSTVGFHGCYFHAFSALALMSDVVCRPPFSAWYPNCLGFFQTSLWKRGVFIVAAKRTPFGTYGGLLKDISATDLTEHAARAALAAGKVSPEMIDSVVVGSVMQSAADAIYIARHVGLRVGVPVPVPALTVNRLCGSGFQSIASGCQEICLNESEVVLCGGAENMSQAPYAVRNIRFGTRLGAELKLEDTLWAALTDTHVKIPMAITAENLAAKYNITREDCDRYAFKTQQRCKAAHDAGYFNAEMAPIEVKTKKGKESMQKDEHPKPQTTLEQLAKLPSIFKKDGTVTAGNASGVCDGAGAVIIASESALKKHNLTPLARIVAYHSSGCDPSIMGIGPVPAITEVLKKAGLTLKDMDLIEVNEAFAPQYLAVEKVLGLDPEKTNVNGGAIAIGHPLGASGSRITAHLVHELRRRGGKYAVGSACIGGGQGIAVIIENAA